One window of the Vigna radiata var. radiata cultivar VC1973A chromosome 1, Vradiata_ver6, whole genome shotgun sequence genome contains the following:
- the LOC106769935 gene encoding methylecgonone reductase isoform X1: MEAKKIPEVILNSGKKMPVIGLGTASYPRPPDETLTSIFIDAFEVGYRHFDTAACYGSEEPLGKAVEKALELGLVKSRDEVFITTKLWPSDAHPDLVVPALKTSLQKLGLEYVDLYLIHWPLRLKPEAKGPADGKKENVMPSFDMKGVWEAMEECCRLGLAKSVGVSNFGIQKLNQLLENATIPPAVNQVEMSPSWQQGKLREFCKQKGIHVSAWSPLGSSNMPFGTNAVMESPILKEIAFARQRTIPQIALRWIYEEGASAIVKSFNKERMKENIELFEWELKEEESQKFRHIPQRRMFSGINFVSENGPYKSLEELWDGDP, encoded by the exons ATGGAAGCAAAAAAAATCCCAGAAGTGATACTAAACTCAGGGAAAAAGATGCCAGTCATAGGCCTTGGAACCGCATCTTATCCTCGTCCACCAGATGAAACTCTCACCTCCATATTTATTGATGCCTTTGAGGTTGGCTACAGACATTTTGATACTGCTGCTTGTTATGGAAGTGAAGAGCCTCTAGGCAAAGCTGTGGAAAAGGCTTTGGAGCTAGGCCTTGTAAAGAGCAGAGATGAAGTATTCATCACTACAAAACTATGGCCATCTGATGCTCACCCTGACCTTGTTGTTCCAGCTCTCAAGACCTCACTGCA GAAGTTGGGGTTGGAGTATGTAGATCTGTATTTGATTCATTGGCCACTGAGGTTGAAACCTGAAGCCAAAGGGCCAGCTGATGGAAAAAAGGAGAATGTGATGCCCTCCTTTGACATGAAAGGAGTATGGGAAGCTATGGAAGAATGTTGCAGATTAGGCTTAGCAAAGTCTGTTGGTGTAAGCAACTTTGGCATACAAAAGCTCAACCAGCTCTTGGAAAATGCAACCATTCCTCCTGCTGTCAATCAG GTTGAAATGAGTCCCTCATGGCAGCAGGGTAAACTCAGAGAATTTTGCAAACAGAAAGGAATTCATGTGAGTGCATGGTCACCACTGGGATCGTCCAACATGCCTTTTGGTACAAATGCAGTTATGGAAAGCCCAATCCTTAAGGAAATCGCTTTTGCAAGACAGAGGACGATCCCTCAG ATTGCACTGAGATGGATATACGAGGAAGGAGCAAGTGCGATAGTGAAAAGCTTCAACAAGGAGAGAATGAAAGAGAACATTGAGTTATTTGAGTGGGAACTGAAGGAAGAGGAATCACAGAAATTCAGGCACATTCCACAGCGTAGGATGTTTTCTGGAATAAACTTTGTATCAGAAAATGGACCTTACAAGAGCTTGGAAGAGCTTTGGGATGGAGACCCTTGA
- the LOC106769928 gene encoding pentatricopeptide repeat-containing protein At4g30825, chloroplastic → MKKCFQQQRLQPLPSCQILPFSGGLQFQLNFSPFKAEKRVSVPKAKLNYKPQLRVSKRAPKQSRDHPKLLSPDADVEFSSELSTTQCNAILKRLEENAEDDAKTLSFFEKMRETGKLERNAGAYSVMLRVLSRRGDWEGAEKLISEMKVSFGSELSFNVFNTLIYACCKRNLVKLGTKWFQMMLDCGVAPNVATIGMLMGLYRKGWNVEEAEFAFSQMRGFGIVCESAYSSMITIYTRFRLYEKALGVIELMRKDEVVPNLENWLVMLNAYSQQGKLEDAEKVLEAMQEAGFSANIIAYNTMITGYGKAGEMDSAQRLFMRMQQSLQLDPDETTYRSMIEGWGRADNYDYATRYYKELKELGFKPSSSNLFTLIKLEAKYGEDEAVVEILDDMVECGCQYSSIIGTLLHVYESAGKVHKVPHLLKGVFYQHVLVNQSSCSTLVMAYVKHRLVDDALKVLNDKKWRDPRYEDNLYHLLICSGKEAGLLEDAVKIYTQMPKCDDNPNLHIACTMIDIYSVMGLFKDAEVLYLKLKSSGVVLDMIAFSIVVRMYVKAGSLNDACAVLDAVQERSDIVPDKFLLCDMLRIYQRCNMVDKLSDLYYKISKNREDFDQELYNCVINCCAQALPVDELSRLFDEMIQREFVPSTITFNVMLDVLGKAKLFKKVRRLYFMAKKEGLVDVITYNTIIAAYGKNKDFDNMSLTVQKMEFDGFSVSLEAYNTMLDAYGKNGQMETFRSVLQRMKDSNCASDHYTYNTMINIYGEQGWIDEVANVLTELKECGLRPDLCSYNTLIKAYGIAGMVEEAVGLIKEMRKNGIEPDKKTYTNLITALRRNDNFLEAVKWSLWMKQMKL, encoded by the coding sequence ATGAAGAAGTGCTTCCAGCAGCAGCGGTTACAACCGCTTCCTTCATGTCAGATTCTTCCTTTCTCCGGTGGCCTTCAGTTCCAACTTAACTTTTCTCCGTTCAAAGCCGAGAAGCGCGTTTCGGTCCCCAAGGCAAAGCTCAATTACAAGCCTCAGCTTCGGGTTTCGAAGCGAGCGCCGAAGCAAAGTCGAGACCACCCGAAACTCCTCTCGCCCGATGCTGACGTGGAATTCTCTTCCGAACTGAGCACGACGCAGTGCAACGCGATTCTGAAGCGGCTGGAAGAGAACGCGGAGGACGACGCCAAAACGTTGTCGTTTTTCGAGAAGATGAGGGAAACCGGGAAGCTGGAACGCAACGCCGGCGCTTACAGTGTAATGCTTCGCGTGTTGAGCAGAAGAGGAGATTGGGAAGGCGCGGAGAAGCTGATTTCTGAAATGAAGGTAAGTTTCGGTTCCGAATTGAGCTTCAATGTCTTCAACACTCTTATATACGCATGCTGCAAACGGAACCTGGTGAAATTGGGGACGAAGTGGTTCCAAATGATGTTGGATTGTGGAGTGGCGCCCAATGTTGCCACCATTGGGATGCTCATGGGTCTTTATCGGAAGGGATGGAACGTTGAGGAGGCGGAATTTGCGTTTTCCCAAATGAGAGGGTTTGGAATTGTTTGTGAGTCTGCGTATTCTTCAATGATAACAATTTATACGCGTTTCAGGTTGTACGAGAAGGCCCTAGGCGTGATCGAGTTGATGAGGAAGGACGAGGTGGTGCCGAATTTGGAGAATTGGTTGGTGATGCTGAATGCTTATAGCCAGCAAGGAAAATTGGAGGATGCTGAGAAAGTGTTGGAGGCAATGCAAGAGGCAGGGTTTTCTGCTAATATTATTGCTTACAATACTATGATCACTGGTTATGGTAAGGCTGGTGAAATGGATTCTGCACAGAGGTTGTTTATGAGGATGCAACAGAGTTTACAGTTGGATCCGGATGAAACTACTTACCGATCCATGATTGAGGGTTGGGGTAGAGCTGATAACTATGACTATGCCACGAGATACTATAAGGAGCTCAAAGAGTTGGGATTCAAGCCCAGTTCCTCCAACTTGTTTACATTGATTAAGCTGGAAGCTAAATATGGAGAGGATGAAGCTGTCGTTGAGATCCTCGATGATATGGTGGAGTGTGGATGCCAGTATTCTTCTATAATCGGTACTCTGCTTCATGTGTATGAGAGTGCAGGAAAGGTTCATAAGGTGCCACATCTGCTCAAAGGTGTATTTTATCAGCATGTGCTGGTCAACCAGAGTTCTTGTTCCACTCTGGTGATGGCTTATGTGAAGCATCGGTTGGTGGATGATGCCCTGAAAGTGTTGAATGACAAAAAGTGGCGAGATCCTAGATATGAGGATAACCTCTATCATCTTTTGATATGCTCGGGCAAAGAGGCAGGTTTGCTGGAGGATGCTGTGAAGATATACACTCAAATGCCCAAATGTGATGACAACCCAAACTTGCACATAGCGTGCACCATGATTGACATTTACAGTGTCATGGGCCTCTTCAAGGACGCAGAAGTGTTGTATCTGAAGTTGAAGTCTTCGGGAGTTGTATTGGATATGATTGCTTTCAGCATTGTTGTAAGGATGTATGTCAAAGCTGGATCTTTGAATGATGCTTGCGCAGTTTTGGATGCTGTTCAGGAGCGATCAGATATTGTTCCAGACAAGTTTTTGTTATGTGACATGCTGCGTATTTATCAAAGATGTAACATGGTGGATAAATTGTCTGATTTATACTACAAAATCTCAAAAAATCGAGAGGATTTCGACCAGGAACTATATAATTGTGTCATAAACTGCTGTGCTCAGGCGCTGCCAGTTGATGAGCTTTCTAGGCTTTTTGATGAGATGATACAGCGTGAATTTGTGCCTAGCACAATTACCTTTAATGTCATGCTTGATGTCTTGGGGAAAGCCAAGCTTTTCAAGAAGGTTCGAAGGCTGTACTTCATGGCTAAGAAAGAAGGGCTGGTTGATGTGATCACTTACAATACAATCATAGCTGCATATGGTAAAAACAAAGACTTCGACAACATGTCATTGACAGTCCAGAAAATGGAATTTGATGGATTTTCAGTTTCCCTTGAAGCATACAATACAATGCTTGATGCTTATGGGAAAAATGGTCAAATGGAAACATTTAGATCCGTACTGCAAAGGATGAAGGACTCAAATTGTGCCTCTGACCACTACACATACAACACTATGATCAATATCTATGGAGAACAAGGATGGATTGATGAAGTAGCTAACGTGCTTACAGAATTGAAAGAATGTGGACTCAGACCTGATTTGTGCAGCTATAACACATTGATCAAGGCTTATGGGATTGCAGGAATGGTTGAAGAGGCTGTAGGTTTGATCAAGGAAATGAGAAAAAATGGAATCGAACCAGACAAGAAAACCTACACTAATCTTATCACTGCGCTGCGacgaaatgataattttttagaaGCAGTTAAATGGTCACTATGGATGAAGCAGATGAAATTATGA
- the LOC106756831 gene encoding uncharacterized protein At1g24485-like, whose product MKIPPKGFVLGVALWVLLFSKPCLTVFVSIDCGSSQSSTDENNIRWIGDDDYIQHGESHQVYLGSNPLSTLRVFPDRKKNCYSIRVGKGEKILTRASFYYGNYDDKFSPPVFDLQFDGNYWATVNSSSYYYVDYEAIYVAKGNFTSICVAQTKPNQFPFISSLEVRSLDPTMYSHVDPNHALILQWRYAFGGNQTIRYPDDAFDRIWAPSYGIGLSEVKSEASGIGSSTAEDHPPQAALENAVISSSTTQYIQFINRLSTEELPIYITAYFSEVNESAVGKRSIQMYIDNKPFLSPIVPPFGSVKEVFITNMTASAKTSFTLQASDISTLPPLLNALEVYTLSDTLTAGTDSRDVEGLLQLQLAFEVLVEWSGDPCLPYPYNWDWIQCNTDVKPRVIALYLTGYNLRGTLPDFSSMNALEIINLQNNTIEGPIPDFLGLLPNLKTLNLSNNRFNGSIPTSLKNKSIELVTTNNCLSGMKCQPLSDTPSKVLPSSPPPPPPPPGLQFVSGDEPLGSGAEKIIHNLNMALIVAMQTLLLLFNSAAVHF is encoded by the exons ATGAAAATCCCTCCAAAAGGTTTTGTTTTAGGAGTTGCACTTTGGGTGCTGTTGTTCTCAAAACCTTGTCTCACAGTGTTTGTAAGCATTGATTGTGGATCCTCACAATCTTCCACTGATGAAAACAACATAAGATGGATTGGAGATGATGACTACATTCAGCATGGAGAGTCTCATCAGGTTTATCTTGGTTCTAACCCGTTGAGCACTCTGAGGGTGTTCCCAGATAGAAAAAAGAATTGCTATTCCATCAGAGttggaaaaggagaaaaaattcTTACTAGAGCAAGCTTTTACTATGGCAATTATGACGACAAATTCTCTCCACCAGTGTTTGATCTTCAGTTTGATGGCAACTACTGGGCCACTGTCAACAGCTCAAGTTACTATTATGTTGATTATGAAGCAATATATGTAGCAAAGGGAAACTTCACCAGCATATGTGTTGCTCAAACAAAGCCTAACCAGTTTCCCTTCATATCATCCCTTGAAGTACGTAGCTTGGACCCCACAATGTACAGTCACGTTGATCCAAATCATGCATTGATTTTGCAATGGAGATATGCCTTTGGTGGAAATCAAACTATTAG GTACCCAGATGATGCTTTTGATCGAATATGGGCGCCATCATATGGTATAGGCCTTTCTGAAGTGAAAAGTGAGGCTTCAGGCATTGGCAGTAGCACAGCAGAAGATCATCCACCACAAGCTGCACTTGAAAATGCTGTTATTTCCTCAAGCACTACACAATACATTCAGTTCATCAATAGGCTGTCCACAGAGGAGCTTCCTATTTACATCACTGCTTACTTCTCAGAAGTGAATGAAAGTGCAGTTGGCAAAAGATCCATTCAGATGTACATAGACAACAAGCCCTTTTTAAGTCCAATAGTTCCTCCTTTTGGAAGTGTGAAAGAAGTGTTCATCACCAACATGACAGCTTCAGCCAAGACTTCATTTACTCTGCAAGCTTCAGACATTTCCACCCTTCCTCCTTTACTCAATGCTCTTGAAGTTTATACCTTAAGTGATACATTAACTGCAGGAACTGATAGCAGAGATG TGGAAGGTTTGTTACAACTGCAGTTGGCATTTGAAGTGCTTGTGGAGTGGAGTGGTGACCCTTGTCTACCATATCCATATAATTGGGATTGGATACAATGCAACACTGATGTCAAACCTAGAGTGATTGCATT GTATCTTACTGGTTATAATCTGCGAGGCACACTTCCGGATTTCAGTTCCATGAATGCACTTGAAATCAT TAATCTGCAAAACAATACCATAGAAGGCCCCATTCCTGATTTTCTTGGACTTCTGCCTAATCTCAAAACATT GAATTTGTCTAACAACAGGTTCAATGGTTCCATACccacatctctaaagaataaAAGTATTGAACTAGT TACAACAAATAATTGCCTATCGGGAATGAAGTGTCAACCTCTAAGTGATACTCCAAGTAAGGTTCTTCcatcatcaccaccaccaccaccaccaccaccaggaCTTCAGTTTGTTTCAGGCGATGAACCTTTGGGAAGTGGAGCTGAGAAAATTATTCACAATCTAAACATGGCATTGATAGTAGCCATGCAAACTCTGCTGTTACTATTTAATAGTGCTGCTGTGCACTTTTAG